In Massilistercora timonensis, the following are encoded in one genomic region:
- a CDS encoding multidrug transporter: MNRFSEKDWKLFRSKLPGWQEAYMEKLNQEYIELLSGEGNASSKFWALEKRIREDQKDCGVQCHMSRSNQFSIMVSLLNEGAITFDDLEEFSDDLKDTMKHFAF; the protein is encoded by the coding sequence ATGAACAGATTTTCAGAAAAAGACTGGAAGTTATTCCGCAGCAAGCTTCCCGGCTGGCAGGAAGCGTATATGGAAAAACTAAACCAGGAATACATTGAGTTATTATCGGGAGAGGGCAATGCCTCGAGTAAATTCTGGGCATTGGAGAAGCGGATCCGGGAAGATCAGAAAGACTGCGGTGTACAGTGTCATATGAGCAGATCAAATCAGTTTTCCATTATGGTATCCTTGCTGAATGAAGGGGCTATTACGTTTGATGATCTGGAAGAATTCAGTGATGATCTGAAAGATACGATGAAGCATTTTGCTTTCTAG
- a CDS encoding MATE family efflux transporter — MKLLAGKRDKSQYLFSNRDLRVLILPLIVEQFLAVLVGMADSIMVASVGEAAVSGVSLVDNIMVLLINLFAALATGGAVVAGQYLGQKRQEGACRSATQLIWFITICAVAVTLVIYVCKDWILHGVFGQIESDVMGHANTYLLIVAASIPSIALYNGGAAIFRTMGNSQISMRVSIVMNAVNVGGNAILIYGFHRGTEGVAIPTLVSRIVAAVLIIILLCDRRRDIFIEARLKYRPDWSLIRKILNIGVPNGLENSMFQLGKIIVLSLVSTFGTYAIAANAVSNVLASFQVLPGMAIALAVTTVIARCVGAGDYEQVKYYTKKLLIITHISLVAANAIIVALLPVILRAYNLSDITAKTTEQIIIFYAVCCILFWPMSFTIPATFRASGDARMCMIISVVSMWIFRIIFSYILGKYMGMGVFGVWVAMIIDWLFRGGCFIVRYYSGKWKHQAIS; from the coding sequence ATGAAATTATTAGCGGGGAAGCGGGACAAAAGCCAGTATCTCTTCAGCAACCGGGACCTGCGGGTGCTGATCCTGCCCCTGATCGTGGAGCAGTTCCTGGCGGTTCTGGTGGGAATGGCGGACAGTATCATGGTGGCCAGCGTGGGCGAGGCGGCAGTGTCCGGCGTGTCCCTGGTGGACAACATCATGGTGCTTCTGATCAACCTGTTTGCGGCCCTTGCCACCGGCGGCGCGGTGGTGGCCGGCCAGTACCTGGGCCAGAAGCGGCAGGAGGGAGCCTGCCGTTCCGCCACGCAGCTGATCTGGTTTATCACCATCTGCGCGGTGGCGGTTACGCTGGTGATCTATGTCTGCAAGGATTGGATCCTTCACGGGGTGTTCGGCCAGATCGAATCGGACGTGATGGGACATGCCAACACCTATCTTCTGATCGTGGCGGCCTCCATCCCCTCTATCGCTTTGTATAACGGCGGGGCGGCTATTTTCCGGACCATGGGCAATTCCCAGATCTCCATGCGGGTCTCCATTGTGATGAATGCGGTAAATGTAGGCGGCAATGCCATCCTGATCTACGGGTTCCACCGGGGCACGGAAGGTGTGGCTATCCCCACGCTGGTGTCCAGGATCGTGGCGGCGGTGCTGATCATCATTCTACTGTGCGACCGGCGGCGGGACATTTTCATAGAGGCGAGACTTAAGTACCGGCCGGACTGGTCCCTGATCCGGAAGATTTTAAATATCGGCGTGCCGAACGGGCTGGAGAACAGTATGTTCCAGCTGGGCAAGATCATTGTTCTCAGTCTGGTCTCCACCTTTGGAACTTACGCCATCGCGGCAAATGCAGTCTCCAACGTGCTGGCTTCTTTCCAGGTGCTGCCGGGCATGGCTATCGCCCTGGCGGTGACCACGGTGATCGCCCGCTGCGTGGGAGCCGGGGACTATGAGCAGGTGAAGTACTACACGAAGAAGCTTCTTATCATCACCCACATCAGCCTGGTGGCGGCCAATGCCATTATCGTGGCGCTGCTCCCGGTGATCCTGCGGGCTTACAACCTGTCCGACATTACGGCGAAGACTACGGAGCAGATCATCATTTTCTATGCGGTGTGCTGCATCCTGTTCTGGCCCATGTCCTTCACCATCCCGGCAACCTTCCGGGCTTCCGGCGACGCCAGGATGTGCATGATCATTTCCGTGGTGTCCATGTGGATCTTCCGGATCATTTTCAGTTATATCCTGGGGAAATATATGGGAATGGGCGTCTTTGGCGTATGGGTGGCCATGATCATCGACTGGCTGTTCCGGGGCGGCTGCTTTATCGTTCGCTATTACAGCGGGAAATGGAAACATCAGGCCATCTCGTAA
- the mutT gene encoding 8-oxo-dGTP diphosphatase MutT has product MKTVKVVAAIIIHENKIFATQRGYGEFKDGWEFPGGKIEPGETPQEALAREIKEELDIEIEVKDFLETVEYDYPAFHLSMDCFFCVIRSGEMVLKEHEAAKWLTVETLDSVDWLPADQGLVEGIREYMQLR; this is encoded by the coding sequence ATGAAGACAGTGAAGGTAGTGGCGGCGATCATTATACATGAGAATAAAATCTTCGCGACTCAGCGGGGATATGGGGAGTTCAAGGATGGCTGGGAATTTCCGGGCGGAAAGATCGAGCCGGGGGAGACGCCCCAGGAGGCACTTGCGAGGGAGATTAAGGAAGAACTGGATATTGAGATCGAAGTGAAAGATTTCCTGGAGACTGTGGAGTATGATTATCCGGCGTTTCATTTGTCCATGGATTGCTTCTTCTGCGTGATCAGGTCGGGAGAGATGGTGCTCAAAGAGCATGAGGCGGCGAAATGGCTGACGGTGGAGACGCTGGACAGCGTGGACTGGCTTCCGGCGGATCAAGGGCTGGTAGAAGGGATAAGGGAGTACATGCAGTTGCGATGA
- a CDS encoding GGDEF domain-containing protein — protein MESLRNAFRAYLKNDREKKRQYFHTAYQEIAELNLKFLQLASVSTVFLLLLFFLLTPFIITDWDMTPQHSLFLPVSFLFAVISICYGKSKRNNYKTIFVLCLLYEITLLIFIILIDIFTDPGRPGSFFGPLAVALPALFILPLKLSYLLLFVFEALYITLAFSYKVHFIAQYDVFASVVGITFSLVIAQTILHLRSSDFDLRLRYQQLSQQDFLSGILNKQAFEEAAHSFLQNRTPAQHCALLLFDLDDFKNINDTLGHYAGDQLLRKIGDFLPQLFRVSDLIGRFGGDEFVILIKGSITVHTLERKCSMIQQRLHSLKLTGLDTDVTCSIGGVISHDPQITYEELFIQADKALYTAKGNGKNRWHLTG, from the coding sequence ATGGAAAGTCTGCGAAACGCCTTCAGGGCCTATCTGAAGAATGACCGCGAGAAAAAAAGGCAGTACTTTCATACTGCCTATCAGGAGATTGCGGAATTAAATCTGAAATTCCTGCAGCTTGCCAGCGTGAGTACTGTATTTCTGCTTCTGCTGTTTTTTCTGCTGACTCCGTTTATCATCACAGACTGGGACATGACGCCGCAGCACTCCCTCTTCCTCCCGGTATCGTTTCTGTTTGCCGTCATTTCCATCTGTTACGGCAAAAGTAAACGAAATAACTACAAGACCATCTTCGTTTTATGCCTGTTATATGAGATAACCCTTCTCATTTTTATCATATTGATCGACATTTTCACAGATCCTGGGCGGCCAGGCTCCTTCTTCGGTCCTCTGGCGGTGGCCCTGCCTGCTCTTTTTATCTTGCCGCTGAAACTAAGCTATCTGCTTCTTTTTGTCTTTGAAGCGCTCTACATCACCCTGGCCTTCTCTTACAAAGTACACTTCATCGCCCAGTATGATGTGTTTGCCTCCGTTGTAGGAATTACTTTCTCACTGGTGATCGCCCAGACTATTCTTCATCTGCGCAGCAGTGACTTCGACCTGCGTCTGCGGTACCAGCAGCTGAGCCAGCAGGATTTCCTGTCCGGCATTCTGAACAAGCAGGCGTTTGAGGAAGCTGCCCACAGCTTCCTGCAGAACCGGACTCCCGCCCAGCACTGCGCCCTGCTTCTGTTCGATCTGGATGATTTCAAAAATATCAACGACACTCTGGGACACTATGCCGGCGATCAGCTTCTTCGCAAGATCGGGGATTTCCTGCCCCAGCTCTTCCGGGTCTCCGACCTGATCGGACGCTTCGGCGGCGATGAATTCGTGATCCTGATCAAAGGTTCCATCACCGTGCACACCCTGGAACGGAAGTGCTCCATGATCCAGCAGCGGCTCCATTCCCTTAAGCTTACCGGCCTGGACACAGACGTCACCTGCAGCATCGGCGGCGTCATTTCCCATGATCCGCAGATCACTTACGAAGAATTATTCATACAAGCCGACAAGGCGCTCTATACTGCGAAAGGAAACGGAAAAAACCGCTGGCATCTGACAGGGTAA
- the guaA gene encoding glutamine-hydrolyzing GMP synthase: MKRELVIVLDFGGQYNQLVARRVRESQVYCEIYSYRTDLETIKKMNPKGIILTGGPNSCYLEDSPTYSRELFELGIPVLGLCYGAQLMMHVLGGKVERADVREYGKTEVLVDKQDSRIFEKVSPKTICWMSHFDYISRIAPGFEITAHTADCPVAAAENAEKQLYAIQFHPEVLHTAEGSKMLYNFVRNVCGCAGDWRMDSFVENSIQEIREKVGDGKVLLALSGGVDSSVAAGLLSKAIGKQLTCVFVDHGLLRKKEGDEVEAVFGPTGDFDLNFIRVNAQERYYQKLAGVTDPEQKRKIIGEEFIRVFEEEAKKIGAVDFLAQGTIYPDVVESGLGGESAVIKSHHNVGGLPDFVDFKEIIEPLRDLFKDEVRSAGLELGLPRELVFRQPFPGPGLGVRIVGEVTAEKVRIVQDADAIYREEITNAGMDQEINQYFAALTNMRSVGVMGDERTYDYAVALRAVKTIDFMTAEAAEIPFEVLQKVMSRIINEVKGVNRVFYDLTSKPPGTIEFE; encoded by the coding sequence GTGAAGAGAGAGTTAGTCATCGTCCTGGACTTTGGCGGCCAGTACAATCAGCTGGTGGCAAGGCGCGTCCGGGAGAGTCAGGTATATTGTGAGATTTATTCTTATAGAACGGATCTTGAGACCATCAAGAAAATGAATCCCAAAGGGATCATCCTCACCGGCGGCCCCAACAGCTGCTATCTGGAGGATTCGCCCACCTATTCCAGAGAGCTTTTTGAGTTGGGGATCCCGGTGCTGGGCCTGTGCTACGGCGCGCAGCTGATGATGCATGTGCTGGGCGGCAAGGTGGAGCGGGCGGACGTCCGGGAGTACGGCAAGACGGAAGTGCTGGTGGACAAGCAGGATTCCCGGATCTTTGAAAAAGTATCTCCCAAGACCATCTGCTGGATGAGCCATTTTGACTACATTTCCCGGATCGCGCCGGGATTTGAGATCACGGCCCACACGGCGGATTGTCCGGTGGCGGCTGCGGAAAATGCTGAGAAACAGTTGTATGCTATCCAGTTCCATCCGGAGGTGCTGCACACGGCGGAGGGAAGCAAGATGCTCTACAATTTTGTGCGGAATGTATGCGGCTGTGCCGGGGACTGGAGAATGGATTCCTTCGTGGAGAATTCCATCCAGGAGATCCGCGAAAAGGTGGGGGACGGCAAGGTGCTGCTGGCTCTGTCCGGCGGCGTGGATTCTTCCGTGGCTGCGGGACTTTTGTCCAAGGCTATCGGCAAGCAGCTGACCTGTGTCTTCGTGGATCACGGCCTTCTCAGGAAAAAAGAAGGCGATGAGGTAGAGGCGGTCTTTGGGCCGACTGGTGATTTCGATCTGAACTTCATCCGGGTTAACGCCCAGGAGCGGTATTATCAGAAGCTGGCCGGAGTGACCGATCCGGAGCAGAAGCGTAAGATCATCGGCGAGGAATTCATCCGTGTCTTCGAGGAAGAGGCTAAGAAGATCGGAGCCGTGGACTTCCTGGCACAGGGAACCATTTACCCGGATGTGGTGGAGAGCGGTCTGGGCGGCGAGTCTGCGGTGATCAAGTCCCATCACAACGTGGGCGGCCTGCCAGATTTCGTAGATTTCAAGGAGATCATCGAGCCCCTGCGGGATCTTTTCAAGGACGAGGTGCGAAGCGCCGGTCTGGAGCTGGGGCTTCCCAGAGAGCTGGTGTTCCGTCAGCCATTCCCGGGACCGGGCCTGGGGGTGCGGATCGTGGGCGAGGTGACTGCCGAGAAGGTGCGGATCGTCCAGGATGCAGACGCCATTTATCGGGAGGAGATCACCAACGCCGGGATGGACCAGGAGATCAACCAGTACTTTGCGGCGCTGACCAATATGCGCTCTGTTGGTGTTATGGGGGATGAGCGGACCTATGATTACGCCGTGGCCCTGCGGGCGGTGAAGACCATTGACTTCATGACCGCTGAGGCGGCGGAGATCCCCTTTGAAGTGCTGCAGAAGGTGATGAGCCGGATTATTAATGAAGTCAAGGGGGTTAACCGGGTATTCTACGATCTGACCAGTAAACCCCCGGGAACGATAGAGTTTGAATAG
- a CDS encoding FctA domain-containing protein — MKKKRFGVIGIALAILFLLGAAPSVLAAGLPSVAIPVKVEVEGAAPSVPEEFVVQMEAEDPSYPMPEGSVDGIFEMVISGNSFMSFPSMSYTEPGIYTYTIEQIAGLNPLCAYDPSVYHLKVSVTNAQDGSGLTAMVALRSEDADEKLAEAMFTNRYGTSPVPRDSNPPKTGDESNILLYGYLALVSIAGLVVSVVIQKKGKTALKLILGALAQEGIRRDTCAVCPKTGLCYGTAPCDAYYRALFCMGGDAYAYLNTRKREDVRHRVMGELLWSSKTF, encoded by the coding sequence ATGAAGAAGAAACGATTCGGAGTCATCGGAATCGCACTGGCTATACTGTTTCTATTGGGAGCAGCCCCGTCGGTTTTAGCTGCCGGCCTGCCATCTGTTGCCATACCGGTCAAGGTGGAGGTGGAAGGAGCGGCGCCATCGGTTCCGGAGGAATTTGTGGTTCAAATGGAGGCGGAGGATCCTTCCTATCCAATGCCGGAGGGAAGTGTGGATGGAATCTTTGAAATGGTAATTTCGGGAAATTCTTTTATGTCTTTTCCCTCCATGTCCTACACGGAGCCGGGCATTTATACTTATACCATCGAGCAGATAGCGGGTTTGAATCCATTATGCGCCTATGACCCATCGGTTTATCATCTGAAAGTATCGGTGACAAATGCGCAGGACGGTTCAGGACTGACGGCGATGGTTGCGCTCCGTTCGGAGGATGCGGACGAAAAACTGGCGGAGGCAATGTTTACAAACCGATACGGCACATCGCCCGTTCCACGCGATTCCAACCCGCCCAAGACTGGTGATGAATCCAATATATTGCTGTATGGGTATTTGGCGCTTGTAAGTATCGCCGGCCTTGTGGTGAGCGTCGTCATACAGAAAAAGGGGAAAACGGCGCTCAAGCTGATATTGGGCGCGTTGGCGCAGGAAGGTATACGGCGTGATACTTGCGCTGTTTGCCCGAAAACTGGATTATGCTATGGAACAGCGCCTTGTGATGCTTATTACAGGGCGCTGTTTTGTATGGGCGGCGATGCGTATGCATACCTCAATACAAGGAAAAGAGAAGACGTGAGACATAGGGTTATGGGAGAGTTACTATGGAGTTCAAAGACGTTCTAA
- a CDS encoding DUF3427 domain-containing protein has product MAVKSPYHAHIRKQRKIAKEAQVTSLEQYKLQPNSMQLGFISNLEKIRAAGETKALLISATGTGKTYASAFALREEDAKKVLFLVHREQIAKQAIASYKKVFGNTRTFGLLSGNSKDYNVDYLFSTMQMMAKQEILTKFRRDEFDTIIIDEAHRTGAASYQNIMQYFTPRFWLGMTASPERTDAFDVYDAFDHNIAYEIRLQQALEENLLCPFHYFGITDLQIDGETVDEETGLKDFNKLTSDDRVGYVIEQMEYYGYCGKRPKGLVFCSSKKEAGVLSEKFNGRGYRTLALTGDDSQEKREQAVERLVLEDGEDKLDYIFTVDIFNEGVDIPEVNQVIMLRPTESPIVFVQQLGRGLRKADDKEYVVILDFIGNYKNNFMIPIALSGDRSYNKDNIRRYVLEGERIIPGSSTIHFDEISRKRIFAAIDSANFSDIKLIKENYKNLKNKLGRIPALKDFDDYGEMDALRIFDNNSLGSYYKFLVKYEKDYTVRLSAAEEKVIEFISRKLASGKRIHELAMLNRMLTYQQGFFRLWEKDLTEEYGIKLQDKTIKNVVNVMTNEFPTGSGRKTYADCVFMEETEGGEYELTGEFRKMLRNPDFYKILKELVEFGVSRYKESYSHRYQDTNFVLYQKYTYEDVCRLLEWENNEVPLNLGGYKYDRKTKTFPVFINYDKEEDIQDTIKYEDHFESPNRLIAISKQSRTKDSEDVQNFLHARERGIDVELFVRKNKDDKISKEFYYLGRMTATGKAEEFIMANTDKTAVEIEWELDTPVREDIYEYIVNN; this is encoded by the coding sequence GTGGCTGTAAAATCACCTTACCACGCACATATCCGGAAGCAGAGAAAGATTGCGAAGGAAGCGCAGGTGACCTCTCTGGAGCAATACAAGCTGCAGCCGAATTCTATGCAGTTAGGTTTTATTTCCAATCTTGAAAAGATCCGGGCAGCAGGCGAGACGAAGGCACTGCTGATTTCTGCCACCGGAACGGGAAAGACCTATGCCTCTGCATTTGCGCTTCGGGAGGAAGATGCGAAGAAAGTGCTGTTTCTGGTACACAGGGAGCAGATTGCGAAGCAGGCCATTGCCAGCTATAAAAAGGTGTTTGGAAATACCAGAACTTTCGGTTTGCTTTCCGGCAATTCAAAGGATTATAATGTAGATTATCTTTTTTCCACCATGCAAATGATGGCGAAGCAGGAGATCCTTACGAAATTCCGGCGGGATGAATTTGACACAATTATTATTGATGAGGCCCATCGGACCGGAGCTGCGAGCTACCAGAACATTATGCAGTATTTTACGCCGAGGTTTTGGCTGGGGATGACCGCTTCTCCGGAGCGTACAGATGCGTTTGACGTGTATGATGCTTTTGATCATAATATTGCTTATGAAATCCGTCTTCAGCAGGCGCTCGAAGAAAATTTGCTCTGTCCGTTTCATTATTTTGGTATTACGGATTTGCAGATTGACGGGGAGACAGTGGATGAAGAAACCGGCCTGAAGGATTTTAACAAACTTACCAGCGATGACCGTGTTGGCTATGTGATCGAACAGATGGAGTATTACGGATATTGTGGAAAACGGCCGAAGGGATTGGTTTTCTGCAGTTCCAAGAAAGAAGCCGGAGTATTGAGCGAAAAGTTTAATGGGCGTGGTTACCGTACTCTGGCGCTGACTGGGGATGACAGTCAGGAGAAACGGGAGCAGGCGGTGGAGCGTCTGGTGCTGGAAGACGGCGAGGACAAGCTGGATTATATTTTCACGGTAGATATTTTCAACGAGGGTGTAGATATTCCGGAAGTCAATCAGGTTATCATGCTGCGACCAACGGAATCCCCAATTGTATTTGTGCAGCAGCTGGGACGTGGACTGCGGAAAGCAGATGATAAGGAATACGTGGTGATTCTGGATTTCATTGGAAATTATAAGAATAATTTCATGATTCCGATCGCGCTGTCCGGGGATCGAAGCTACAACAAAGACAATATCCGGCGGTATGTGCTGGAGGGAGAACGGATTATTCCGGGGTCATCGACGATTCATTTTGATGAAATATCGCGGAAGCGGATTTTTGCGGCTATTGACAGTGCGAATTTCAGCGATATCAAGCTGATCAAAGAGAATTACAAGAATCTGAAAAATAAACTGGGGCGGATTCCAGCGCTGAAGGATTTTGATGATTATGGGGAAATGGATGCCCTGCGTATTTTTGACAACAACAGTCTGGGTTCTTATTACAAATTTCTGGTCAAATATGAGAAGGATTATACGGTCAGACTGTCCGCGGCAGAAGAAAAGGTGATTGAATTCATTTCCAGAAAGCTTGCCAGCGGGAAGCGGATCCATGAGCTTGCCATGCTGAACCGTATGTTGACTTATCAGCAGGGATTCTTTCGCTTGTGGGAGAAGGATCTGACAGAAGAATATGGGATTAAGTTACAGGATAAAACGATCAAAAATGTTGTCAATGTAATGACCAATGAATTTCCAACTGGATCCGGCAGAAAGACATATGCGGACTGCGTCTTTATGGAGGAAACGGAAGGCGGAGAGTATGAGCTGACTGGTGAATTCAGGAAAATGCTGCGAAATCCGGACTTTTACAAAATTCTGAAAGAACTGGTTGAGTTTGGTGTGTCCAGATATAAAGAGAGTTACAGCCACAGATATCAGGATACCAATTTTGTGCTTTATCAGAAGTATACATACGAAGATGTGTGTCGGTTGCTGGAGTGGGAGAATAACGAAGTTCCTCTGAATCTGGGTGGTTACAAATACGATCGAAAGACGAAGACGTTCCCGGTGTTTATTAACTACGATAAGGAAGAGGACATTCAGGATACCATTAAATATGAAGATCATTTTGAAAGTCCCAACAGGCTGATCGCTATATCCAAGCAGAGCCGGACGAAGGATTCCGAGGACGTGCAGAATTTTCTTCATGCCAGAGAGCGGGGCATCGATGTGGAGCTGTTTGTTCGCAAGAACAAGGATGACAAGATTTCAAAAGAATTTTATTATCTTGGCCGGATGACAGCCACCGGAAAAGCGGAAGAATTTATCATGGCGAATACGGATAAGACGGCGGTGGAGATCGAGTGGGAACTGGACACGCCGGTCCGGGAAGACATTTACGAATATATTGTAAACAACTGA
- a CDS encoding SWIM zinc finger family protein, with the protein MNNWRDLFQDHILARGEMYFYDGAVQELHKTEHGYQAIVEGTEDYEVEIEIEEGEVCEMYCSCPYAEDGSHCKHMAAVLYEIEEQDESGLLSEDACLEQQEKELEELIEKLPERELRAFVKKLAREDSGIRSMLLTRYVVEIDEKQMNRLKQGVDRLVWEYSDRNGFVDYRNAWDFTYAMECYLGDKVDVLIERSCWRQAFELTNYVFQVIGNIDMDDSDGGICQIANACYERWEEILKNCPEDVRSEMFAWFTSHLSCDYVMDYLEEYIEDFLMREFRDREMLEKKLKYLDEIIEKQGPSTDGGSTWSEPYGYADNLVRRLEVMEQLGYSEEEIHEYRRNYWRFSAVRKLEIQENLDRGNLDEAIRILLESKELDREYSGLVAGYSEQLISIYEKQADKKAYKEELVYYVLKCPQHELTYIRKLKKVCTDKEWEQYREQILQGPRNFVIRYPLMEAEGMYERMLECLKKEGFVLNLDRYEKVLKEKFPEQVRDLYISYLHREAETASDRNRYRELMKYLKKISEYPGGREKAVGIAENWRTKYYRRRAMMDEMRKAGF; encoded by the coding sequence ATGAATAACTGGAGAGATTTATTTCAGGATCATATCCTTGCCCGCGGAGAAATGTATTTCTATGATGGTGCAGTTCAGGAGCTTCATAAAACAGAACACGGATATCAGGCCATTGTAGAAGGGACGGAGGATTATGAAGTAGAGATTGAGATCGAAGAGGGAGAAGTCTGTGAAATGTACTGTTCCTGTCCCTATGCGGAAGACGGCAGTCACTGTAAACATATGGCGGCTGTCCTGTATGAGATTGAGGAACAGGATGAGTCAGGGCTTCTGTCAGAGGATGCCTGCTTGGAGCAGCAGGAAAAGGAGCTGGAGGAGCTGATCGAAAAGCTTCCGGAGAGGGAACTGCGTGCCTTTGTAAAAAAACTGGCCAGAGAGGACAGCGGGATCCGGAGTATGCTTCTGACCAGATATGTAGTGGAAATCGATGAAAAGCAGATGAACCGGTTAAAGCAGGGAGTAGACCGGCTTGTGTGGGAATACAGTGATAGGAATGGATTTGTAGATTATCGGAACGCCTGGGATTTCACCTATGCGATGGAATGTTATCTGGGAGATAAAGTGGATGTCTTGATTGAACGGAGCTGCTGGCGGCAGGCATTTGAACTGACCAATTATGTGTTCCAGGTAATCGGGAATATAGACATGGATGATTCTGACGGCGGCATTTGTCAGATCGCAAATGCATGTTATGAGAGGTGGGAAGAGATACTGAAGAATTGTCCCGAAGATGTCAGAAGCGAAATGTTTGCCTGGTTTACCAGCCATTTGTCCTGCGATTATGTCATGGATTATCTGGAGGAATACATAGAAGATTTTTTGATGCGCGAGTTTCGGGACCGTGAAATGCTGGAGAAGAAACTGAAATATTTGGATGAAATAATTGAAAAACAGGGGCCTTCCACGGATGGAGGAAGTACCTGGAGCGAACCCTATGGCTATGCGGATAATCTTGTACGGCGGTTGGAAGTTATGGAGCAACTGGGTTATTCAGAGGAAGAAATACACGAATATCGCAGGAACTACTGGAGATTTTCAGCAGTAAGAAAACTGGAGATCCAGGAGAATCTTGACCGTGGAAATCTGGATGAGGCGATCCGGATCTTGCTGGAAAGCAAGGAACTGGACAGGGAGTATTCGGGGCTGGTTGCCGGTTATAGCGAGCAATTGATCTCTATTTATGAAAAGCAGGCAGATAAGAAAGCGTACAAAGAGGAACTCGTATACTATGTTCTAAAGTGTCCACAGCATGAGTTGACATATATTCGGAAATTGAAAAAGGTCTGTACAGATAAAGAGTGGGAGCAGTACCGGGAGCAGATCCTGCAGGGGCCAAGGAATTTTGTGATCCGCTATCCGCTTATGGAGGCGGAAGGAATGTATGAACGTATGCTGGAGTGCCTGAAGAAAGAGGGATTTGTCCTTAATCTTGACAGATATGAAAAAGTGTTGAAAGAGAAATTCCCGGAGCAGGTGCGGGATCTTTATATTTCTTATCTGCACAGAGAAGCAGAAACAGCCAGTGACAGAAACCGATACAGGGAACTGATGAAATATCTTAAGAAGATCAGCGAGTATCCCGGTGGGCGAGAAAAGGCGGTCGGGATCGCGGAGAACTGGAGGACGAAGTATTACCGCAGGAGAGCCATGATGGATGAAATGAGGAAGGCAGGATTTTAG
- the spoIIID gene encoding sporulation transcriptional regulator SpoIIID, with product MKDYIEERALEIADYIIEHKATVRQTAKRFGVSKSTIHKDVTERLREINPALASEVRKVLDVNKSERHIRGGLATREKYRHQQVRA from the coding sequence TTGAAGGATTATATTGAAGAGCGGGCGTTGGAGATCGCGGATTATATTATTGAACATAAGGCCACGGTGCGGCAGACGGCGAAGCGGTTTGGGGTGAGCAAGAGTACCATACATAAGGACGTTACCGAGCGTCTCCGGGAGATCAACCCCGCCCTGGCATCAGAAGTCCGCAAGGTTCTGGACGTGAACAAATCCGAGCGCCACATCCGGGGCGGCCTTGCCACCAGAGAAAAATACCGGCATCAGCAGGTGCGAGCATAA